Genomic segment of Sebastes umbrosus isolate fSebUmb1 chromosome 22, fSebUmb1.pri, whole genome shotgun sequence:
AGTGGTAGCCTATGTCAGCCGTGATGTCGAAGCTGCCCTGGCTGAAGTAAAAGTCTAGAGATGCTTTGTTCCAGTCCAGGACGGTGAAGTTGAGCTGGGTGCAGCCGGCAGCCAGGCCGAGCTACGGGGAGCAGGTAGACAGACATGAGTACTGCTGTGCTGACATAAGGGATGTTATGCATtatcttgcaaaaaaaaacaatgtctttACTGTCACAGTCCAATTATGGATTGATGTTTTACTCACCTGAGCTACCTTGCTCATTAGTGCTTTACCAATGCCCTTCCCTGAAAGACAGATACCATAAATTACTTTCCTGCACatacagacatgttttttttttatgccgcAGCTTATTTTCTCCTGGCCATTTTCACAAATTATATTTACTCGACAACagtaataatgtttatttttgagACAGTGCACTATACCTCTGAACTCAGGCATCACATACAAGTCCTCCATATAAATGGCTCTGCCCGACCACGAGCTGTAGGAATAAAAGTAAAGCGCATATCCGATCTTCGTATggcctgaaataaaaaaaaaataacaaatgtgaAATCAATACACCAGGAACTGGTAGTGAGCATTTGATTTACAGTAATCAAGTATAttacagaagagaacagaagggTACCGCTGCTATAATTTTGATGGGATTTTAACAAAAATTAATATAGATCGGAATCCACTTATCGCATCTGAATTTTTTCAAATCGCTTATGTAATCTGTTAAAGGAAGTTTGTTTGGTGTCGAATGAAGACGTCTCTTAAAGAAATATGTAGTTTTCATTTAACTTGTGGCGTTGACGTGGTCAACCGGTCAGTCTTGTTCACATCTATGTTATTGAGATAGCCCGTTTGTATAAGTCGTTACAAGTTTAATTCTCTTTGCActacaactttgtttttctttgcactACAAGGGAAATAACTGCCGCAAGCTTATCTGTATCCTGTCATGCAATTGGTGGAGAAGCTGTTTGACTATGAATGTGCTCCATTATCATGGGCGTAGTAAGTCGAACACACATACTCAGGCAGCCACTCAGAATGGAGTCAGATATCTGAGACCAGTGGACAGTGGTGACTTTATGGAAAAAGGGCTGTGTCATGGAAGAAAAAGGCCCAGCTGGGCAGCAGAGCGTATGTTAATGTTCTCATTACTGTATTCTGAGGAAAAGTATGTGTTAGCCTTGTTATATAAGCGGTGTGTAACGAGAGAGGCCACATCAGCAGCGAGCCGTTACATTGATtaacagatatacagtatagactGATGAACCTGGAAACTGGCTTGCAACAAGTGTTAAATATGCAGCTGCTCTGCACAATTCTCCATTTATAAACTCATAATATGGGTAATTTGAGAAAAGGAAATTCAGAAGGGTTGATGGAAATAATTTACCATAGCTATCCACTAActatttaataataaacacaacattattattattataattataattattatttttaataatcataataatatagtatttaaaaaaatgaatattttgttttaaatgatgtagtttttgtaattaatttccaatgcaTTTCTTAAATATCACTTAcaatgaaaatgtatattttaaaaaggaaaaatattttttaatattttatattatttttattgctctatttttttatgctcactttttatttatatatatatatatatgtatatataattaaaCCAAACTAGAAgcaattaaaattattttatatgtacCGTAAAAAgaatccacatttttcacagcagatatttttatatacatacattattattttttttacacctgTTTTCTACTTAAGTCAGATTTTCTGCTGTGAGAGAGGTGTATTGAAGCTATGGTAATTCAAGGCCAGATTcacaacagcatttttaaaatTCTATAGCACTAAAAGAGTATTAGATGCAGCAAATTCGCTTAAAGAtgctctaatcaatatttttatagtaaTAATTGACTAGATGTCTACATGTGGTATGAAACAGACCCCTCGTAGTGACAAACCTGtagagaattatcacccgacCCTTTCCCCTCTATAGAGCGTTctagtgtctttcagctcattgtttggttttacaaaccacaactttactgttctggtgcactctctctgctctcaggcAGGCTAGGTTATCTAATAATTAGTGAAGATAGTGGAGCTTTTAActgctaaagagacagatatttccctcaggagttggtggagaccaaaaacagagctaaaaaagagaaaactatTGGATTCATTGGggggccagaaacacgacttcaaatgaatgataatgttgctccatatctgctggatgtATTGAATAATCTTGATGATTGAATAATAAGAAACCATTTGCTGAAAAGtttgccatatcaactttataaaTTGACtgtatgtcaatgttgtgtttacaaataataaatagtagTGTAATAAGTGTAATGTAACTGTCTCGCCTCTTAATTTCATTATAACAAACTCATCAAAAGGCAAACAAAATCTTCTTTACTGCAATCCACATTTATCTTTGTGAGCTAGACCTCCTATTAAGCAGTCTTTGGGGTTAAGGACAAGACAAAATATtagtatttaaaacaataattttggtTGACTAGATTTATGATTTAGTCTATCTAAATGAGTAAACCGTGTTACTGATAGTTCCCCACCGCCCCTCACCTTCTTTGGATTTGTGCTGTTCTGGCACCTCAGCGACGATCACATGGAAGAATGGGTTCTTGGAGAAGCCGTCCTGCTCCAAGTCTGCATATGAAATACAaagacaatatttttttcctgaaattaagGTCACACATCACATGGTCTTTTTCACAAAGATGTGGTTGGAAACTAATGTTGAGGCTACAATCTGTACATGCTCCCACTTAGTATTATCATAAAGAAACATAATATATCATACCATTCATATGCTGATGACACACAGTTGtacatttcacttttttctgATGATCTCAGTCCTGTCAGCAAAGTAGTAAACTGTATTAATGATTAATTGCTGGATTTTTACTCAGTAAGACTGAGATACTAGTTGGTCGTAAAAGTCAGAGACAGATAATTTATTCAATTTGGCATTGCTGTCTCTGAAATACAGTCAGAAACCTTGGCATTATTTTGGATACTGATCTCAATTTTGAAAATCACATTACCAAAATCACCAGAACAGcgtcatttaaaaaatatatcaagCATTAGAGCATTCATATCTCCAACTGACTCTCCGAAACTGGTTCATGTGTTCATCTCAAGCAGGTTACACTACTGTAATGCTCTATTTGCAGGATTATCCAAACAGTCAGTAGGTCGGCTGCAGCTCATTCAGAATGCAGCAGCCAGAGTCCTGACACGTTCACGaaaatttgaacatattttacTGAAATCATTTCATTGGCTCCTGGTACAATACAGAATCACCTTCAAaatcctgtttaagttttgaccaatttgttgctgcattaacaaggtttacacttgaatggTAATTCctattaattttgaaaaatgtttaccAAGTTGCTCGTGtagaatttattattttaacaataaattacaatagtaggatcagtgcatccctaatcagGATCTCGAATGATTGTCATGGAATTGTTCATGTTCCCATAAATcacgatataggctaggcctacgattatttattttttctctataatttcactttaaaatgttgCGTTCATTTTGCAAAATGAGAAATTACTGAGTACTTTTTATTTCTCAAGTacttaattcacacaggagtatataaaaataaccatgtggttatttcctatagactatttattcattgaattaccagaaaatatgctatattgtgatatatatcgttatcgagatatgaaatgatctacatcgggatagaagattttggccatatcgcccagcctttGTCCCATACTCTTCTTAGTTCATCATCTATAAGAATAATCTCGCAAACTTGGACGAAAAGTCCTAAAAGTGCtcttaaaaatggaaatttctgTGTCTAAAATTTCAACTGGACAAACTGAGGAAGATCGTGcgatattgtttatttatttattttttattgttcaatgtttatttattttgcacaatttaagactatacaacataacaaaacaatttaaataaatgaattatatacagtgcaggaagaggcaaaaaacccactgggcttatctgaagcctccccccggagacaagattaatataaagaaataatatgactacataatagtgataagaaacaattaggacaatataataaataaataaaagttatcatcgaaagctccagaagagcttctaaatggaccttgtggtgagattgtACTTTTTCCAAGGTGAAGTACTGTCTATCACTACTGGGATGTGGTCTGACCTGGACTGCatttcatcttggttttttttttatgaaggtcaaataaatgtaaaggtcaatttattttttgtatttatttttagaacagCTGTTAATGCAGTTACCTCTCTGTGTGACTTTCACATGGTCTAACAATTTCTCATATTTAGCCAGCTCCTGTGAgggaaaacaaatgacaaaataacaTCAGTTTTCACCACTTATTGCTATTTCTGAAATATCATATTTCCTTAAAAACATCATGACCTTATTTACACTAAAACAAATAGCTGCATACACATCTGGCGCATGCGCACTCTAATAAAAACCGCAGCCCATCCAATAATGTCAATTATCTAATTAAACATGGTGTATGAGAGGTATCTACTGACGTAAGCCCGTGAGTCATAGGCTACTAAATGGAGTCCTACACAGACTATACAGATGCACACTGCACGTGTCCTTCTCACCAGGATCATCCGCGCGATGTCCTTGCAGTCCTCCACGTTGGCTGCTCGGATAGAGAAGTCCATGTTGTGTGTCTGGTGGtctggtgatgatgatgagatgCTCACAGCGTGTGGCGGTTCTCCGGTTGGTTACTGTGGATCAGGACGGATGTAACGTGAGAAATGACCGTGGAGGTTCGTGGAGCTGTCCTCGACGTCAACACAACGTCCTGCTTTAACAGGCTGAGAATGAGCTGAGAGCGCCTCCTTCCTGAGGGAGGGAGGTCACTTTGGGGCTCTTAACCAATAGGTAATAGTTAAAGTAATAGTTAAAGGAGTAGAAAGCATAAAGAGTTTATAAACTTTAAGGTATTACTGGTAAACAATTAATTTACTGATGCTTTATAGACAGATTGTAGAAATCGTTTTGGCTGGTTTATCTTCCTCCTGCAGATCCAGATGAATCCTCTAGGGGGCTCCAACTGACCTCCACACTCTCTATGCATTTTTTAGGACTATGCATTGTCAAAGCTTAATATCCTTTATTAGATTTTAGTTCAGATGCCCTGTAGCCCTTTTCCAGGAGGATTTAgaccagggttggaaattactGCTGATCACTCATCagccaaaaataaaaagataatctGTTGAGTGGCTGGTAATAtttggaatccaccagccacagtggcaggtggacaaaacaGTTCATTTCCAACCCTTAAaccaggggtgtcaaactcaaATACACAGTGGGCCAAATTAAAAAATTGGTACAAGTCGAGGGCCGAACTGGTTCAATGTTTATTGCAAAACTTATTGAAATGAACTTATTGCACATATTGAACCTGGAACTAACAAAGCTTAAGTTATTGcctataaaaa
This window contains:
- the LOC119482001 gene encoding thialysine N-epsilon-acetyltransferase-like, with product MDFSIRAANVEDCKDIARMILELAKYEKLLDHVKVTQRDLEQDGFSKNPFFHVIVAEVPEQHKSKEGHTKIGYALYFYSYSSWSGRAIYMEDLYVMPEFRGKGIGKALMSKVAQLGLAAGCTQLNFTVLDWNKASLDFYFSQGSFDITADIGYHCMRCEGEALEHLAQP